A genomic stretch from Xenopus laevis strain J_2021 chromosome 6S, Xenopus_laevis_v10.1, whole genome shotgun sequence includes:
- the LOC108719642 gene encoding oocyte zinc finger protein XlCOF6-like, with protein sequence MESSAVVPTDGGIHSKETERPISEIPTELKEENTHSSVASGLSYKENASKIPSHKRNQMLIHQRNDTDSSENLHKDSKENTFQNSNFASGQDFHKGNKIFSCTESGKDLTHQTIQGGQKPFSYSHTGEKPFSCTECGKKFSEKSSLHTHHKIHTGEKPFSCTECGKKFSGKSSLRKHHKIHTGEKPFSCTECGKKFSEKSSLHTHHKIHTGEKPFSCTECGKKFSGKSSLRKHHKIHTGEKPFSCTECGKKFFYKCNLYSHHKIHTGEKPFSCTECGKKFSEKSNLYTHYKIHTGEKPFSCTECGKKFSEKSSLYTHHKIHTGEKPFSCTECGKKISEKSNLYTHYKIHTGEKPFSCTECGKKFSEKSSLYTHRKIHTGEKPFSCTECGKKFSYKATLCSHFKIHTGEKPFSCTECGRKFSHESSLCRHYKIHTEEKPFSCTECGKKFSYKSNLCSHYKIHTGEKPFSCTECGKEYSNESSLHSHHKIHTGEKYFSCTECGKEFSRKIHLETHHKIHTGEKPFSCTECQKEFSRKGHLERHQKIHTGKKCFSCTECGKEFYQKSNLHQHYKIHTGEKPFSCTECGKEFSHMFSLRKHHKIHTGEKPFSCTECGKKFSDKSSLHNHHKIHTGEKPFTCTECGKEFSHIFSLREHHKIHTGEKRFTCTECGKEFCDKSSLHNHQRLHTCVELFSCTECGKKFSFKSSLRRHQKIHTGEKPFSCTECGKEFTEKANLYKHHKIHTGEKPFSCTECGKAFSQKSHLRTHHKIHTGVKPFSCTECE encoded by the exons ATGGAGAGCTCAGCAGTTGTACCTACTGATGGAG gtATCCACTCCAAGGAAACAGAGAGGCCGATCTCTGAAATACCCACTGAGTTAAAAGAAGAGAACACCCATAGTTCAGTAGCCAGTGGTCTCTCCTATAAAGAGAATGCGTCAAAAATTCCCTCACACAAAAGGAACCAAATG CTGATCCATCAGAGAAATGACACGGATTCATCCGAGAATTTACATAAAGATTCTAAGGAAAATACTTTTCAAAATAGTAACTTTGCCTCAGGCCAGGATTTCCACAAAGGAAACAAAATCTTCAGTTGTACAGAATCTGGTAAAGATCTTACACACCAGACAATCCAAGGAGGGCAGAAACCTTTCTCATACagccacacaggagagaaacctttctcttgtacagaatgtgggaaaaaatTCTCTGAAAAGTCCAGCCTTCACACACACCAtaaaatccacacaggagagaaacctttctcttgtacagaatgtgggaaaaaatTCTCTGGAAAGTCCAGCCTTCGCAAACACCAtaaaatccacacaggagagaaacctttctcttgtacagaatgtgggaaaaaatTCTCTGAAAAGTCCAGCCTTCACACACACCAtaaaatccacacaggagagaaacctttctcttgtacagaatgtgggaaaaaatTCTCTGGAAAGTCCAGCCTTCGCAAACACCAtaaaatccacacaggagagaaacctttctcttgtacagaatgtgggaaaaaatTCTTTTATAAGTGCAACCTTTACTCACACCAtaaaatccacacaggagagaaacctttctcttgtacagaatgtgggaaaaaatTCTCTGAAAAGTCCAACCTTTACACACACTATAAAAtccacactggagagaaacctttctcttgtacagaatgtgggaaaaaatTCTCTGAAAAGTCCAGCCTTTACACACACCAtaaaatccacacaggagagaaacctttctcttgtacagaatgtgggaaaaaaatctctgaaaagtCCAACCTTTACACACACTAtaaaatccacacaggagagaaacctttctcttgtacagaatgtgggaaaaaatTCTCTGAAAAGTCCAGCCTTTACACACACCGtaaaatccacacaggagagaaacctttctcttgtacagaatgtgggaaaaaatTCTCTTATAAGGCCACTCTTTGCAGTCATTTtaaaatccacacaggagagaaacctttctcttgtacagaatgtgggaggAAATTTTCTCATGAGTCCAGCCTTTGCAGACATTATAAAATCCACACAGaagagaaacctttctcttgtacagaatgtgggaaaaaatTCTCTTATAAGTCCAACCTTTGCAGTCATTAtaaaatccacacaggagagaaacctttctcttgtacagaatgtgggaaagaataCTCTAATGAGTCCAGCCTTCACTCACACCATAAAATCCACACAGGGGAAAAAtatttctcttgtacagaatgtgggaaagaattctctCGAAAAATTCACCTTGAAACACATCAtaaaatccacacaggagagaaacctttctcttgtacagaatgtcaGAAAGAATTCTCTCGAAAAGGCCACCTTGAAAGACACCAGAAAATCCACAcaggaaagaaatgtttctcttgtacagaatgtgggaaggaATTCTATCAAAAAAGCAACCTCCACCAACACTAtaaaatccacacaggagagaaacctttctcttgtacagaatgtgggaaagaattctctCATATGTTCAGCCTTCGCAAACACCATAaaatccacacaggggagaaacctttctcttgtacagaatgtgggaaaaaatTCTCTGATAAGTCCAGCCTTCACAATCACCATAaaatccacacaggggagaaacctttcacttgtacagaatgtgggaaagaattctctCATATATTCAGCCTTCGCGAACACCATAaaatccacacaggggagaaacgtttcacttgtacagaatgtgggaaagaattctgTGATAAGTCCAGCCTTCACAATCACCAAAGACTTCACACATGTGTGGAActtttctcttgtacagaatgtgggaaaaaatTCTCTTTCAAGTCAAGCCTTCGCAGACACCagaaaatccacacaggagagaaacctttctcttgtacagaatgtgggaaagaattcaCTGAAAAGGCCAACCTTTACAAACACCAtaaaatccacacaggagagaaacctttctcttgtacagaatgtgggaaagcaTTCTCTCAAAAAAGTCACCTTCGTACACACCATAAAATCCACACAGGGGtgaaacctttctcttgtacagaatgtgaaTAA
- the LOC108695538 gene encoding gastrula zinc finger protein XlCGF64.1 isoform X1, with product MSIPNSKKKLPSGKQYECPECGKTFKYKHSLTIHQRGHTEEKPFMCTQCGKCFRQKKAFRRHQFIHTGEKPYVCTECEKRFLEKSQLILHQRGHTGEKPFTCTECGESFRHKQVLMRHQFIHTGEKPYECTQCGEGFLLKSKLIHHQRGHTGEKPFMCTECGKGFRQKKVLIEHQFIHTGEKPLMCTDCGKHFRQKHVLRLHKLSHTGEKPYTCTECGKQFSDRRDFLCHHNIHTGVKPFVCTECGKSFFGKRYLQKHQRIHTGEKPFTCTDCGKSFSQKCSLKSHCKTHTGEKPFHCAECGRSFSSKRNLTKHQGIHV from the coding sequence ATGAGCATTCCCAACTCCAAGAAGAAACTTCCCTCCGGGAAACAATATGAATGCCCAGAATGTGGAAAAACTTTCAAGTATAAACACAGTCTTACTATTCACCAGAGAGGTCACACTGAGGAGAAACCTTTCATGTGCACacaatgtgggaaatgtttcagaCAAAAGAAAGCCTTTAGGCGCCACCAATtcattcacacaggagagaaaccttatgTATGTACAGAATGTGAGAAAAGATTCTTGGAGAAAAGCCAACTTATTCTTCACCAGAGAggtcacactggggagaaaccattcacgtGCACAGAGTGTGGGGAAAGTTTCAGACACAAACAAGTCCTTATGCGCCACCAATttattcacacaggggagaaaccttatGAATGTACACAATGTGGGGAAGGATTCTTGTTGAAAAGCAAACTTATACATCACCAGAGAggtcacactggggagaaaccattcatgtGCACCGAGTGTGGAAAAGGGTTCAGGCAAAAGAAAGTCCTTATAGAACACCAATTTattcacactggggagaaaccttTAATGTGCACAGATTGTGGCAAACATTTTAGGCAAAAACATGTCCTTAGGCTCCATAAATTaagtcacacaggggagaaaccgtatacatgtacagaatgtgggaaacaaTTCTCTGATAGGAGGGATTTTCTCTGCCACCACAATATTCACACAGGAGTAAAACCATTTGTGTGCACTGAGTGTGGTAAAAGCTTCTTTGGGAAAAGATACCTTCAGAAGCACCAGaggattcacacaggagagaaacccttCACTTGTACAGATTGTGGCAAAAGCTTCTCTCAAAAATGTAGCCTTAAGTCCCACTGTAagactcacacaggagagaaaccatttcaTTGTGCAGAATGTGGGAGAAGTTTCTCTTCTAAGCGAAACCTTACCAAACACCAGGGAATTCACGTATGA